The Sinorhizobium fredii USDA 257 region CAACGGCCTGCCAAGCTCCAGCCCCGAAGACTGGAGCAAGGGTCGACGCGAAAGCGAAATCGGAGCGGCACCGGAAGCCCCTCCCCCTTGTGGGGAGGGGTCTTCCTGAACATTAAAGGGGGCTCTGTTTACCGCAGAAGCGCCTGCGCCTCATCGATGCCGAGTGCTGCCGGCTGGGTGCAGGTCGTCGAAAGCGTTACGAAGCGGCCCTCCTCGCCCGATTTCAGGATCGACACCATGACGTCGACCGCATGCAGGGCGCGGTCGAGCGAGCAGCGCGCGTCACGTCCATTCAGGATCGCCTCCGCCAGGTCGGCGAGACCGGCCGTGCGGTAGTTGGCGATCGGGCCGAGCGGATGCTGCCAGTTGTTGACGGCGAAGGGATGCTCCCACATTTGCAACGGCTGGATGTCCTTGTCCTGCCCGCTTGCTTCGACCGTCCCCCCGAAGAAATTCGGATCCGGCACGAACAACGAGCCCTCAGTGCCGTAGAGCTCCATATGGGTGTGGCGATGCGACCAGACGTCCCAGCTTGCCGATAGGGTGATCGTGGCGCCGTTGTGGAATTCGAGCAGCGCATGGATGTTGGTCGGCGTCTTGACCGGGATTACCTCCCCCTTGCGCGGCTCGCTGGTGATGGTGCGGGTCCGGCTCGCCATCGAGGAAAGCGCTGCGACGCGTTTCACCGGTCCGATCAGGTTGACGAGATTGGCGATGTAATAGGGCCCGAGATCGAGCACCGGTCCGCCGCCCGGCAGAAAGAAGAAGTCCGGGTTCGGGTGCCACATCTCCATGCCGGGGCTCATCACATGGCAGGTGCCGGAGGTGATGCGGCCGATCTTGCCGGCATCGATATGGGCACGGGCAAGCTGGTGCGCGCCGCCGAGGAAAGTATCGGGCGCCGAGCCGACCATCAGTCCCTTTGCCCTGGCGATCGCCCGGAGTTCCTCCCCCTGCTCGATCGTCAGGACCAGCGGCTTCTCCGAATAGACGTGCTTGCCGGATTCGAGAATTGCCTTCGAAACCGGGAAATGCGCATCCGGGATCGTCAGGTTGACGACGATGTCGATCTCCGGATTGACCAGCATTGTCTCGATGCTCTGCGCACTGACGTCGAACTCAGCCGCACGCGCCTCGGCGGCGGCCGGGTTGATGTCGGCGCAGGCGACGACCCTGATGCCCTTGAAGAGCGGCGCAAGCTTGAAATAGGTGGTTGAAATGTTGCCGCATCCGATGATGCCGACACCGAGTTCCTTTGCCATGGACGTATCCGCTCCTCAGTAGGACTGAATGGAAGCCAGCGAGCGCTTGGCG contains the following coding sequences:
- a CDS encoding Gfo/Idh/MocA family protein, with amino-acid sequence MAKELGVGIIGCGNISTTYFKLAPLFKGIRVVACADINPAAAEARAAEFDVSAQSIETMLVNPEIDIVVNLTIPDAHFPVSKAILESGKHVYSEKPLVLTIEQGEELRAIARAKGLMVGSAPDTFLGGAHQLARAHIDAGKIGRITSGTCHVMSPGMEMWHPNPDFFFLPGGGPVLDLGPYYIANLVNLIGPVKRVAALSSMASRTRTITSEPRKGEVIPVKTPTNIHALLEFHNGATITLSASWDVWSHRHTHMELYGTEGSLFVPDPNFFGGTVEASGQDKDIQPLQMWEHPFAVNNWQHPLGPIANYRTAGLADLAEAILNGRDARCSLDRALHAVDVMVSILKSGEEGRFVTLSTTCTQPAALGIDEAQALLR